Proteins encoded within one genomic window of Formosa agariphila KMM 3901:
- a CDS encoding 3'-5' exonuclease, with amino-acid sequence MNLNLKKPICFFDLETTGINISKDRIVEIAILKVFPDGKEDSKTWLVNPEMPIPAEVTEIHGISDADVADAPTFKELAKEIYTLIKDSDLGGFNSNRFDIPLLAEEMLRADIDFDMKSTLAVDVQTIFHKMEQRTLSAAYKFYCGKDLENAHSAAADTFATYEVLKAQVEKYEELENNTKFLSEFSSRKQFADFAGFLVFNKAGEECFSFGKHKNKRVLDVLNDEPGYFGWLLNADFPLYTKKVLTAIKLRSFNNKLN; translated from the coding sequence ATGAATCTCAATCTTAAAAAACCCATTTGTTTTTTCGATCTAGAAACAACAGGTATCAATATATCAAAAGACAGAATAGTAGAAATTGCTATTTTAAAAGTGTTTCCAGACGGTAAAGAAGACTCTAAAACGTGGCTTGTTAATCCTGAAATGCCTATTCCAGCAGAAGTTACCGAAATTCATGGTATATCTGATGCCGATGTAGCAGACGCTCCAACTTTTAAAGAGTTGGCAAAGGAAATTTATACCTTGATTAAGGACTCGGATTTAGGTGGTTTTAATTCTAATCGGTTCGATATTCCGCTTTTAGCAGAAGAAATGTTACGTGCAGATATAGATTTTGATATGAAAAGCACTTTAGCTGTAGATGTACAAACCATTTTTCATAAAATGGAACAGCGTACTTTAAGTGCGGCGTATAAGTTTTATTGTGGAAAAGATTTAGAAAATGCCCATAGCGCAGCTGCAGATACATTTGCAACTTACGAAGTATTAAAGGCTCAAGTTGAAAAATACGAAGAGCTAGAAAATAACACTAAGTTTCTTTCAGAATTTAGTAGTAGAAAACAGTTTGCAGATTTTGCAGGATTTTTAGTCTTTAATAAAGCAGGCGAGGAGTGTTTTTCTTTTGGGAAACATAAAAACAAGAGGGTATTAGATGTACTAAACGACGAACCAGGATATTTTGGCTGGTTGTTAAATGCAGATTTTCCGTTGTATACAAAAAAGGTATTAACGGCAATTAAGTTAAGAAGTTTTAATAATAAGTTGAATTAA
- a CDS encoding fumarylacetoacetate hydrolase family protein, protein MKLICIGRNYTEHIEELENEKPTDPVVFLKPDTAILLKKQPFFIPDFSDDVHYEVEVLVKINKVGKYIDKKFAHKYYDEVGLGIDFTARDLQAKLKAKGLPWEKAKAFDGAAVIGKWLPKSEFSDLNQLSFSLKKNENTVQNGNTSHMLWKIDELIECVSKYFTLKIGDVIFTGTPSGVGPVAPNDVLKGFIEDRELFSITVK, encoded by the coding sequence ATGAAACTTATTTGTATCGGTAGAAACTACACAGAACATATAGAAGAGTTAGAAAATGAAAAGCCAACAGATCCTGTTGTGTTTTTAAAACCAGACACGGCAATTCTTTTAAAAAAGCAACCGTTTTTTATTCCAGATTTTTCTGACGATGTACATTATGAAGTTGAGGTTTTAGTCAAAATCAATAAAGTAGGAAAGTATATCGATAAAAAGTTTGCTCATAAATATTATGATGAGGTTGGCTTAGGAATCGATTTTACAGCTAGAGATCTACAAGCTAAATTAAAGGCTAAAGGATTACCTTGGGAAAAAGCAAAAGCATTTGATGGTGCTGCAGTAATTGGTAAGTGGTTGCCTAAAAGTGAATTTTCAGACTTAAATCAGTTGAGTTTTTCGTTAAAAAAGAACGAAAATACTGTCCAAAACGGAAATACGAGTCACATGCTCTGGAAAATCGATGAGTTAATAGAATGTGTTTCAAAATATTTCACTTTAAAGATTGGAGATGTTATCTTTACTGGAACACCTTCTGGAGTAGGCCCCGTTGCTCCAAACGATGTATTAAAAGGATTTATAGAAGATAGAGAGCTATTTTCAATAACTGTAAAATAA
- a CDS encoding competence/damage-inducible protein A, giving the protein MQAEIITIGDEILIGQILDTNSAYIAKALNKIGVSVYQITSVQDDKTHILKSLKEAEENADIIIITGGLGPTKDDITKHTLAEYFNDTLKIDDAVLNHVKGIFAKYSPNPMSQLNVNQALVPTKASVLHNEYGTAPGMWIEHNSKIFVSLPGVPFEMKGLIDSDVIPRIQKKFKCPFIMHKTYMTYGLGESALAERIEAWEDALPKEIKLAYLPNIGKVRLRLSAKGLDKTFIMSEMDRQEKLLMPQIKDIFVGIEGFEETMEEQIGKTLTVLGQTLATAESCTGGRIAEQITSHPGASEFFKGSVVSYATQAKIDVLNISESLITEHTVVSAAVAEAMAESALKLFKSDYAIATTGNAGPTKATDKEELGTVFIAIASKTGVYSEKFNLGNLRIKVVNKAVDKALDMLQKEILKNRC; this is encoded by the coding sequence ATGCAAGCAGAAATAATTACTATTGGCGATGAAATTCTCATCGGTCAAATTCTTGATACAAATTCCGCATATATAGCAAAAGCACTTAATAAAATAGGTGTGTCTGTATATCAAATTACCTCGGTACAAGACGATAAAACGCATATTTTAAAATCTTTAAAAGAGGCTGAAGAAAATGCAGATATCATTATTATTACAGGAGGATTAGGTCCAACAAAAGATGATATTACTAAGCATACATTAGCCGAGTATTTTAACGATACCCTTAAGATTGACGATGCCGTTTTAAATCATGTTAAAGGAATTTTTGCTAAATATTCACCGAATCCAATGTCGCAATTAAATGTAAATCAGGCTCTAGTTCCAACTAAAGCATCGGTTTTACATAACGAATATGGTACCGCTCCAGGGATGTGGATCGAGCATAATTCAAAAATATTCGTGTCGCTTCCAGGTGTCCCGTTCGAGATGAAAGGATTAATCGATTCTGATGTAATTCCGCGGATACAGAAGAAGTTTAAATGTCCGTTTATCATGCATAAAACGTACATGACTTATGGTTTAGGAGAAAGTGCATTGGCAGAGCGTATAGAAGCTTGGGAAGATGCGTTACCTAAAGAAATTAAATTGGCGTACTTACCAAATATTGGTAAAGTCCGTTTAAGATTATCAGCCAAAGGATTAGATAAAACGTTTATAATGTCGGAAATGGATAGACAAGAGAAACTTTTAATGCCTCAAATTAAAGATATATTTGTGGGGATTGAAGGTTTTGAGGAAACTATGGAAGAGCAAATTGGTAAAACGCTAACCGTTTTAGGTCAAACCTTAGCCACTGCCGAAAGTTGTACAGGAGGAAGAATAGCAGAACAAATAACGTCTCATCCTGGTGCGTCAGAATTTTTTAAAGGAAGTGTGGTAAGTTATGCTACACAAGCAAAAATAGATGTTTTAAATATTTCAGAATCGCTTATTACAGAACATACTGTTGTTAGTGCAGCAGTTGCAGAAGCCATGGCAGAAAGTGCTTTAAAACTTTTTAAATCTGATTATGCAATTGCTACAACTGGTAATGCTGGTCCTACAAAAGCGACCGATAAAGAAGAGTTGGGAACTGTTTTTATAGCAATTGCTTCAAAAACAGGAGTCTATTCAGAGAAATTTAACCTTGGAAATTTACGAATAAAAGTAGTTAATAAGGCGGTAGACAAGGCTTTAGATATGTTACAAAAAGAAATTTTAAAAAATAGATGTTAA
- the rpmB gene encoding 50S ribosomal protein L28 produces the protein MSRVCELTGKKAMVGNNVSHAMNKTKRRFDANLVKKRFYIPEEDKWVTLKVSTSALKTINKIGISAAIKEAKSKGFLK, from the coding sequence ATGTCAAGAGTTTGTGAACTTACAGGTAAGAAGGCAATGGTAGGGAACAATGTATCTCACGCTATGAACAAAACTAAGCGCAGATTTGATGCGAATTTAGTTAAGAAGCGTTTTTACATTCCTGAGGAAGATAAGTGGGTAACTTTAAAAGTATCTACATCAGCATTGAAAACCATCAATAAAATAGGAATTTCAGCTGCTATAAAAGAAGCTAAATCTAAAGGGTTTTTAAAATAA
- the rpmG gene encoding 50S ribosomal protein L33: protein MAKKGNRVQVILECTEHKESGVAGTSRYITTKNKKNTPDRMEIKKFNPILKKMTVHKEIK from the coding sequence ATGGCAAAGAAAGGTAACAGAGTCCAAGTAATATTAGAGTGCACAGAGCACAAAGAATCTGGGGTGGCAGGAACTTCTAGATATATTACTACAAAGAACAAAAAGAATACTCCGGATAGAATGGAAATTAAAAAATTCAACCCTATCTTGAAGAAAATGACTGTTCATAAAGAAATAAAATAA
- a CDS encoding DUF4295 domain-containing protein, translating into MAKKSVATLQTGSKRLTKAIKMVKSDKTGAYTFVEAIMAPEQVTDFLNKK; encoded by the coding sequence ATGGCAAAGAAATCAGTAGCAACATTACAAACAGGATCTAAAAGATTAACGAAAGCTATAAAAATGGTAAAGTCTGATAAAACAGGCGCTTACACTTTTGTAGAAGCTATCATGGCTCCTGAACAAGTAACAGACTTCTTGAATAAAAAATAA
- the ftsY gene encoding signal recognition particle-docking protein FtsY — protein sequence MSFFKKIFSSEKKETLDKGLEKSKTNFFDKLSKAVAGKSKVDDDVLDNLEEILVSSDVGVNTTLKIITRIEERVEKDKYLGTAELNKILREEIAGLLSETNSGEDTEFKIPENKKPYVIMVVGVNGAGKTTTIGKLAYQFKKQGLNVVLGAADTFRAAAIDQLQVWADRVDVPIVKQEMGSDPASVAFDALESGVSQNADVIIIDTAGRLHNKINLMNELTKVKRVMQKVVGDAPHDVLLVLDGSTGQNAFEQAKQFTAATEVTSLAVTKLDGTAKGGVVIGISDQFKIPVKYIGVGEGINDLQVFNKYEFVDSFFK from the coding sequence ATGAGCTTTTTTAAAAAAATATTTTCTTCAGAAAAAAAGGAAACTTTAGACAAAGGTTTAGAAAAATCTAAAACTAATTTTTTTGATAAATTAAGTAAAGCAGTTGCTGGAAAATCTAAAGTTGATGATGACGTATTAGATAATCTGGAAGAAATTTTAGTTTCTAGTGATGTTGGTGTAAACACGACTTTAAAAATCATTACACGTATTGAAGAGCGTGTTGAAAAGGATAAATATTTAGGGACAGCCGAACTTAATAAAATTCTTCGAGAAGAAATTGCAGGTTTACTCTCTGAAACAAACTCTGGAGAAGATACTGAATTTAAAATTCCTGAAAACAAAAAACCATACGTAATTATGGTGGTTGGTGTTAATGGTGCTGGTAAAACAACCACTATTGGAAAGCTAGCTTATCAGTTTAAAAAACAAGGTCTTAATGTCGTTTTAGGCGCAGCAGATACCTTTAGAGCTGCAGCTATCGATCAGTTACAAGTTTGGGCAGATCGTGTAGATGTTCCTATTGTAAAGCAAGAGATGGGAAGTGATCCTGCATCTGTAGCATTCGATGCTCTAGAATCTGGAGTGTCTCAAAATGCAGATGTTATTATAATTGATACCGCCGGACGTTTACACAACAAGATTAATTTAATGAACGAATTAACTAAGGTGAAACGTGTTATGCAAAAAGTTGTTGGAGATGCCCCTCACGATGTGTTGTTAGTCTTAGACGGTTCAACCGGGCAGAATGCATTCGAACAAGCTAAACAGTTTACTGCAGCTACAGAAGTTACATCGCTTGCGGTAACTAAATTAGATGGTACAGCAAAAGGTGGTGTAGTTATCGGAATAAGCGACCAATTTAAAATTCCAGTAAAATACATTGGAGTTGGAGAAGGTATAAACGACTTACAAGTTTTTAATAAATACGAATTCGTAGATTCTTTTTTTAAGTAA
- the rimO gene encoding 30S ribosomal protein S12 methylthiotransferase RimO, which yields MRTKTLKKNKINVVTLGCSKNVYDSEVLMGQLKASGKDVVHEEEGNIVVINTCGFINNAKEESVNTILEFMQKKEDGDVDKVFVTGCLSERYKPDLQKEIPNVDEYFGTTELPGLLKALGADYKHELIGERLTTTPKNYAYLKIAEGCDRPCSFCAIPIMRGKHKSTPIEDIVIEAEKLAAKGVKELILIAQDLTYYGLDIYKKRNLAELLEALVKVDGVEWIRLHYAFPTGFPMDVLDIMNREPKICNYIDIPLQHISDAILKSMRRGTTQEKTTKLLKEFRKAVPGMTIRTTLIVGYPGETEEDYQTLKQWVKDMRFERLGCFTYSHEENTHAYNLEDDVPEDVKMQRANEIMEIQSQISWELNQAKIGQEFKVVIDRKEGNYFVGRTEFDSPDVDNEVLIDATETYLKTGEFTRVKVIEAEDFDLYAEVVK from the coding sequence ATGAGAACTAAAACACTTAAAAAGAATAAAATCAACGTAGTAACTCTTGGTTGTAGTAAAAATGTTTACGACAGCGAAGTGTTAATGGGACAGCTTAAAGCAAGCGGAAAAGATGTTGTGCATGAAGAAGAAGGTAATATTGTGGTAATTAATACCTGTGGTTTTATCAATAATGCAAAGGAAGAAAGTGTGAATACTATTTTAGAATTCATGCAGAAAAAAGAAGATGGAGATGTCGATAAAGTGTTTGTTACAGGATGTTTGTCTGAACGTTATAAGCCAGACTTGCAAAAAGAAATTCCGAATGTAGATGAATATTTTGGAACTACAGAATTACCCGGTTTACTAAAAGCTTTAGGTGCAGATTATAAACATGAGTTAATTGGAGAACGTTTAACAACAACACCAAAAAACTATGCCTATTTAAAAATTGCTGAAGGTTGCGATAGACCATGCAGTTTTTGTGCGATTCCAATTATGCGTGGAAAACACAAGTCTACTCCAATTGAAGATATTGTTATTGAAGCTGAAAAATTAGCAGCAAAAGGCGTTAAAGAATTAATTCTTATCGCTCAAGATTTAACGTACTACGGATTAGATATTTATAAAAAACGTAATCTAGCCGAACTACTTGAAGCTTTAGTAAAAGTAGATGGTGTAGAGTGGATTCGTTTACATTATGCATTCCCAACCGGATTCCCAATGGATGTATTAGATATCATGAACCGTGAGCCTAAAATCTGTAATTATATAGATATTCCGTTACAACATATTTCAGATGCTATTCTTAAAAGTATGCGTCGTGGAACCACTCAGGAAAAAACAACTAAACTTTTAAAGGAGTTTAGAAAAGCCGTTCCGGGAATGACTATTCGTACAACACTTATTGTTGGATATCCAGGTGAAACAGAAGAAGATTACCAGACTTTAAAACAATGGGTTAAAGATATGCGTTTTGAACGTTTAGGATGTTTTACCTATTCTCACGAAGAAAATACACATGCATATAATTTAGAAGACGATGTTCCTGAAGATGTAAAAATGCAACGTGCTAACGAGATTATGGAAATTCAATCGCAAATTTCTTGGGAATTGAATCAAGCTAAAATCGGACAAGAATTTAAAGTGGTAATCGATAGAAAAGAAGGAAACTACTTTGTTGGTCGTACAGAATTCGATTCGCCAGATGTAGATAACGAAGTGTTAATTGATGCTACAGAAACCTATTTAAAAACGGGTGAGTTTACTCGTGTTAAAGTTATTGAAGCAGAAGATTTCGATTTGTATGCAGAAGTTGTAAAATAA
- the bshC gene encoding bacillithiol biosynthesis cysteine-adding enzyme BshC, with protein sequence MPTDCIPFRDTQYFSSLICDYLEEKPELKPFYNRFPKLENFEAQITEKSKFSGMSKSHRQVLATVLEAQYANVKTSEATQLNISLLKESNTFTVTTGHQLNLFTGPLYFLYKIVSTINLTKELKTTYPNQHFVPIYWMATEDHDFDEINYFNFKGKKIQWNREDGGAVGEFSTEGLEDVFELYTKELGVGKAADELRTLFSEAYLKHDNLADATRYLANALFSDLGLVIIDANQKDLKRAFIPYIEQDILSQISSQEVSKTSELLANVPDTDYNIQVNPRAINLFYLSKNSRERIVFEDDVYSVLNTKMTFSEAEILKEIHEFPERFSPNVIMRPLYQEVILPNLCYIGGGGELAYWLQLKDYFEAVKLPFPMLLLRNSVLVKTQQQTKKLEKLHISNRDLFQKRDTFINKKVRKISNIDIDFSSQKAHLKKQFEDMYALAEQTDASFLGAVKAQEHKQIKGLEHLEKRLLKAQKKKLADQVSRMTDLQNQLFPNQSLQERATNFSELYLEFRHQLIEQLVLDLQPLKQEFLILNL encoded by the coding sequence ATGCCAACTGACTGTATTCCGTTTAGAGATACCCAATATTTTTCGTCATTAATTTGTGATTATTTAGAAGAAAAACCTGAATTAAAACCATTTTACAATCGGTTTCCAAAGCTTGAAAATTTTGAAGCTCAGATTACCGAAAAATCGAAGTTTAGTGGTATGTCTAAATCACATCGACAGGTTTTAGCTACGGTTTTAGAAGCGCAGTATGCTAATGTAAAGACTTCGGAAGCCACACAGTTAAATATATCTCTGTTAAAAGAATCAAATACATTTACTGTAACAACAGGACATCAGCTAAATTTATTTACTGGGCCGTTGTATTTCTTATATAAAATTGTGTCGACCATTAATTTAACCAAAGAGTTAAAGACGACGTATCCTAATCAACATTTTGTACCTATATATTGGATGGCTACAGAAGATCATGATTTCGACGAAATAAATTACTTCAATTTTAAAGGTAAAAAAATCCAATGGAATCGTGAAGATGGTGGTGCTGTTGGTGAATTCTCTACAGAAGGTTTAGAGGATGTTTTCGAATTATATACCAAAGAATTAGGTGTTGGAAAAGCAGCAGACGAATTAAGAACATTATTTTCTGAAGCGTATTTAAAACACGATAATCTGGCAGATGCTACAAGATACTTAGCCAACGCTTTATTTTCAGATTTAGGATTGGTAATTATTGATGCCAATCAGAAAGATTTAAAACGTGCTTTTATTCCGTATATAGAACAAGATATTTTATCACAAATTTCATCGCAAGAAGTTTCTAAAACGAGTGAGTTATTAGCAAATGTTCCAGATACAGATTACAATATTCAAGTTAATCCTAGAGCAATAAATTTATTTTATTTATCTAAAAATAGTCGCGAACGTATTGTTTTTGAAGACGATGTATACAGCGTTTTAAATACTAAAATGACGTTTTCGGAAGCAGAGATTCTAAAAGAGATTCATGAATTTCCAGAACGTTTTTCTCCAAATGTCATTATGCGTCCGTTATATCAAGAAGTCATTTTACCTAACTTATGTTATATTGGTGGCGGTGGAGAATTGGCATATTGGCTACAGTTAAAAGATTATTTCGAGGCTGTAAAATTGCCCTTTCCTATGTTATTATTAAGAAATTCTGTCTTAGTAAAAACACAACAACAAACTAAAAAATTAGAAAAATTACATATAAGTAATCGCGATTTGTTTCAGAAGCGAGATACTTTCATCAATAAAAAGGTGAGAAAAATTTCGAATATCGATATCGATTTTTCTTCACAAAAAGCACATCTTAAAAAACAGTTCGAAGATATGTATGCTTTAGCCGAACAAACAGATGCGTCTTTTTTAGGAGCGGTAAAGGCTCAAGAGCATAAGCAAATTAAAGGCTTAGAACATTTAGAAAAGCGTTTATTAAAAGCACAAAAAAAGAAATTAGCCGATCAGGTGTCTAGAATGACTGATTTACAAAATCAATTATTCCCAAATCAGAGTTTACAAGAACGTGCTACTAATTTTTCTGAATTATATCTTGAGTTCAGACACCAATTAATCGAACAGTTAGTGTTAGATTTGCAGCCACTGAAACAAGAATTTTTAATACTCAATTTGTGA
- a CDS encoding pyridoxal phosphate-dependent decarboxylase family protein, which produces MHKVDFDLVEMTLDVMKYAIERISTTERKIGKPKKAEELKALVGETITADGIGGEVAFNLWKKHLVKTNVPVDHPRNLAFVPAAPTRAAIMFDLVTSASSIHGAYWMEGAGGIFCENEAMKWIVSLTGMPEGAFGVFTSGGTAANLSAIVTAREYWRSLKDAHKNEKGLIITSIGAHSSIKAMAKVADLDVLLVDTEARLEGAALQDTIDNLTADQRERLFAVVATGGTTNAGIIDDLMGISAICKSEGLWLHVDAAYGGGALVADSVRHLFNGIENADSITIDPHKWMFSPYDCGAVIYREPELAKNAHSQDGSYLDIFKDEGAHGFNPTDYQIQLTRRVRGLPLWFSLATHGTDRYKEAVERGLELAQIAGRLVTEHPDLELVQEPSLSCVLYRRKGWTPEDYTHWTYENHEKGFALVTPTKWKSGDTYETVSRFCFINPDTTEQDIVEILKTME; this is translated from the coding sequence ATGCATAAAGTAGATTTTGATTTGGTAGAAATGACATTGGATGTCATGAAATACGCCATTGAAAGAATTTCTACTACAGAACGAAAAATTGGAAAGCCTAAAAAAGCAGAAGAATTAAAAGCCTTAGTTGGAGAAACAATTACCGCAGATGGTATTGGTGGAGAAGTCGCTTTTAATTTGTGGAAAAAACATTTAGTGAAAACGAATGTACCTGTAGATCACCCTAGAAACCTTGCTTTTGTACCCGCAGCACCAACACGTGCAGCAATTATGTTCGATTTAGTAACATCGGCATCTAGTATACACGGTGCATATTGGATGGAAGGAGCAGGTGGAATATTCTGTGAAAATGAAGCAATGAAATGGATTGTATCTTTAACCGGAATGCCAGAAGGTGCTTTTGGTGTGTTTACTAGTGGTGGTACAGCGGCAAATCTTTCTGCTATTGTAACGGCAAGAGAATATTGGAGAAGTCTTAAAGATGCTCATAAAAATGAAAAAGGGTTAATTATAACCTCTATCGGAGCGCATTCTTCTATTAAAGCCATGGCAAAAGTAGCCGATTTAGATGTCCTATTAGTTGATACTGAAGCACGTTTAGAAGGTGCTGCTTTACAAGACACTATCGATAATTTAACAGCAGATCAACGCGAGCGCTTGTTTGCAGTTGTGGCAACGGGTGGAACAACTAATGCAGGGATTATAGATGATTTAATGGGCATATCTGCAATATGTAAATCTGAAGGTTTATGGTTGCATGTAGATGCCGCTTATGGTGGTGGTGCTTTGGTAGCCGATTCTGTAAGACATTTATTTAATGGAATTGAAAATGCCGATAGTATTACTATAGACCCTCATAAATGGATGTTTTCGCCATACGATTGTGGTGCTGTAATATATAGAGAACCCGAATTGGCAAAAAATGCTCATTCGCAAGATGGATCTTATTTAGATATTTTTAAAGATGAAGGTGCTCACGGATTTAATCCAACAGATTACCAAATACAATTAACACGTCGTGTAAGAGGGTTGCCTTTATGGTTTTCTTTAGCAACTCACGGAACAGATCGTTATAAGGAGGCGGTAGAACGCGGATTAGAATTGGCACAAATTGCAGGTCGATTAGTTACAGAACATCCAGATTTAGAGTTGGTACAGGAGCCAAGTTTATCTTGTGTATTATACAGAAGAAAAGGATGGACACCTGAAGATTATACACACTGGACATACGAAAATCATGAAAAAGGCTTTGCTTTAGTGACACCAACTAAATGGAAATCTGGCGATACTTACGAAACGGTTTCTCGTTTTTGTTTTATAAATCCAGATACCACAGAACAAGACATTGTAGAAATATTGAAAACAATGGAATAA
- the guaA gene encoding glutamine-hydrolyzing GMP synthase, translating into MQHDKVLILDFGSQYTQLIARRVRELNIYSEIRPFNKIPTDIESYKAVILSGSPNSVRGADALHPELGEIRTKKPMLAVCYGAQYLAHFSGGEVAPSSTREYGRANLSYIKENEVFFENISKGSQVWMSHSDTIKSLPTNGVLIASTTDVANAAYKIEGEETYAIQFHPEVYHSTDGKQLLENFLVKIADLKQDWTPDSFVEETVEAIQAKVGSDKVVLGLSGGVDSTVAAVLLNKAIGENLYCIFVNNGLLRKNEFESVLKQYEGMGLNVKGVDASKRFLDALEGIEDPELKRKAIGNSFIEVFDDEAHKLTDVKWLAQGTIYPDVIESVSATGGPSATIKSHHNVGGLPDFMKLKIVEPLRAIFKDEVRRVGATLGIDPELLGRHPFPGPGLGIRILGDITAEKVRILQEVDAIFINGLKEWGLYDKVWQAGAMLLPVNSVGVMGDERTYEKCVALRAVESTDGMTADWVNLPYAFLQKTSNDIINKVKGVNRVVYDISSKPPATIEWE; encoded by the coding sequence ATGCAACACGACAAGGTATTAATTTTAGACTTCGGATCGCAATACACTCAACTTATTGCCCGTAGAGTTCGAGAACTCAACATTTATTCCGAAATACGACCATTTAACAAAATTCCAACCGACATAGAAAGCTACAAGGCTGTAATACTTTCGGGTAGTCCAAACTCTGTTAGAGGAGCAGACGCTTTACATCCAGAATTAGGCGAAATACGTACTAAAAAGCCCATGTTGGCTGTATGTTATGGAGCACAATATTTAGCTCATTTTTCAGGTGGAGAAGTGGCACCATCTAGTACGCGTGAGTACGGACGCGCTAACCTGTCTTACATTAAAGAGAATGAAGTGTTTTTTGAAAACATTTCTAAAGGGAGCCAAGTTTGGATGAGTCATAGTGATACTATTAAATCTTTACCAACAAATGGCGTGCTTATTGCAAGTACTACAGACGTTGCAAATGCAGCTTATAAAATTGAAGGTGAAGAAACTTATGCTATTCAATTTCACCCAGAAGTATATCACTCTACAGATGGAAAACAATTATTAGAAAACTTCTTAGTAAAAATAGCAGATCTTAAACAAGATTGGACACCAGATTCTTTTGTAGAAGAAACGGTTGAAGCAATACAGGCAAAAGTAGGTTCAGATAAAGTTGTTTTAGGATTATCTGGTGGAGTAGATTCTACTGTAGCTGCTGTATTATTAAATAAAGCCATTGGTGAAAACCTATATTGTATTTTCGTAAATAACGGATTACTTCGTAAGAATGAATTCGAAAGTGTATTAAAACAGTACGAAGGTATGGGCCTTAATGTAAAAGGTGTAGACGCTTCAAAACGTTTTCTAGATGCTTTAGAAGGTATAGAAGATCCTGAGTTAAAACGTAAAGCTATTGGGAATTCTTTTATTGAAGTTTTCGATGATGAAGCGCATAAATTAACCGATGTAAAATGGTTAGCGCAAGGAACCATTTATCCAGATGTTATCGAGAGTGTTTCTGCAACAGGAGGACCTTCGGCAACAATTAAAAGTCATCATAACGTAGGTGGATTACCAGACTTTATGAAACTTAAAATTGTTGAACCTTTACGTGCAATTTTTAAAGACGAAGTAAGACGTGTTGGAGCAACTTTAGGTATAGATCCAGAATTATTAGGTCGTCATCCATTCCCTGGACCAGGACTTGGAATTCGTATTCTTGGAGATATTACAGCAGAAAAAGTGCGTATTTTACAAGAAGTAGATGCCATCTTTATAAACGGATTAAAAGAATGGGGCCTATACGATAAAGTATGGCAAGCTGGTGCAATGTTGTTACCTGTAAATAGCGTTGGTGTAATGGGAGACGAGCGTACATATGAAAAATGTGTAGCGCTTAGAGCTGTAGAAAGTACCGATGGTATGACAGCAGACTGGGTAAATTTACCATATGCGTTTTTACAAAAAACATCTAACGATATAATAAATAAAGTAAAAGGCGTTAATAGAGTAGTGTACGATATTAGCTCGAAGCCACCTGCAACTATAGAGTGGGAATAA